Proteins encoded by one window of Agelaius phoeniceus isolate bAgePho1 chromosome 5, bAgePho1.hap1, whole genome shotgun sequence:
- the LOC129119887 gene encoding arg8-vasotocin receptor-like isoform X2, which produces MKNFSFPMQDNTHQTESPPPHRFLSLTNQSDPIGRPERDEQLAQVEIAVLGVIFLTASVGNFILILVLWRRRKKLSRMYVFMLHLSIADLVVAFFQVLPQLIWDITDVFIGPDFLCRIIKYLQLLGMFASTYMIVVMTVDRYQAVCYPMVTFQKKRALWNIPICSSWSIALILSLPQVKICKIIRRNINVKKQNECEATNQNQVLPSRASSVNCISKAMIKTVKMTVVTVVAYVLCWSPFFIAQLWSVWFPSILTEGSAFTIIMLLGNLNSCANPWIYMYFCGQIPHCRSKQLENTSAQEESVFTGSIHLADRDPEENSTSA; this is translated from the exons ATGAAGAATTTTTCATTTCCTATGCAGGATAACACACATCAGACTGAGAGTCCTCCTCCTCACAGATTCCTGAGTTTGACAAATCAGTCAGATCCTATTGGAAGACCAGAAAGAGATGAGCAATTAGCTCAAGTAGAGATTGCTGTACTGGGGGTCATATTTCTGACAGCGTCTGTGGGCAATTTCATTCTCATACTGGTGCTGTGGCGAAGAAGAAAGAAGCTGTCTAGGATGTATGTGTTCATGCTTCACCTCAGCATTGCTGACTTAGTGGTAGCCTTTTTCCAAGTGCTGCCTCAACTCATTTGGGATATTACAGATGTTTTCATAGGGCCAGATTTCTTGTGCAGAATTATCAAGTATCTACAATTGCTGGGCATGTTTGCCTCTACTTATATGATAGTGGTCATGACAGTGGACAGATATCAAGCTGTTTGCTACCCTATGGTCACTTTCCAGAAGAAGAGAGCTCTCTGGAACATCCCCATTTGCAGCAGCTGGTCTATAGCATTGATTCTTAGCCTCCCACAG GTCAAGATTTGCAAAATAATCAGaagaaatataaatgtgaaaAAACAGAATGAATGTGAAGCAACAAATCAGAATCAAGTCCTGCCATCCCGAGCAAGCAGTGTGAACTGTATTTCAAAGGCTATGATCAAGACAGTAAAAATGACAGTGGTGACAGTTGTTGCCTATGTTCTCTGTTGGTCACCTTTCTTCATTGCCCAGCTGTGGTCTGTGTGGTTCCCCAGCATCCTGACTGAAG GTTCAGCATTCACCATTATAATGCTCCTTGGCAATCTAAATAGTTGTGCCAACCCATGGATTTACATGTATTTCTGTGGCCAGATTCCACATTGCAGAAGTAAGCAGCTGGAGAATACCTCGGCTCAAGAGGAATCCGTGTTCACGGGGAGCATTCATCTCGCAGACAGAGACCCTGAGGAGAACAGCACTTCTGCATAA
- the LOC129119887 gene encoding arg8-vasotocin receptor-like isoform X1 translates to MKNFSFPMQDNTHQTESPPPHRFLSLTNQSDPIGRPERDEQLAQVEIAVLGVIFLTASVGNFILILVLWRRRKKLSRMYVFMLHLSIADLVVAFFQVLPQLIWDITDVFIGPDFLCRIIKYLQLLGMFASTYMIVVMTVDRYQAVCYPMVTFQKKRALWNIPICSSWSIALILSLPQVFIFSKTEISPGVFECWGEFIQPWGPRAYVTWIFVVIFFIPSAILITCQVKICKIIRRNINVKKQNECEATNQNQVLPSRASSVNCISKAMIKTVKMTVVTVVAYVLCWSPFFIAQLWSVWFPSILTEGSAFTIIMLLGNLNSCANPWIYMYFCGQIPHCRSKQLENTSAQEESVFTGSIHLADRDPEENSTSA, encoded by the exons ATGAAGAATTTTTCATTTCCTATGCAGGATAACACACATCAGACTGAGAGTCCTCCTCCTCACAGATTCCTGAGTTTGACAAATCAGTCAGATCCTATTGGAAGACCAGAAAGAGATGAGCAATTAGCTCAAGTAGAGATTGCTGTACTGGGGGTCATATTTCTGACAGCGTCTGTGGGCAATTTCATTCTCATACTGGTGCTGTGGCGAAGAAGAAAGAAGCTGTCTAGGATGTATGTGTTCATGCTTCACCTCAGCATTGCTGACTTAGTGGTAGCCTTTTTCCAAGTGCTGCCTCAACTCATTTGGGATATTACAGATGTTTTCATAGGGCCAGATTTCTTGTGCAGAATTATCAAGTATCTACAATTGCTGGGCATGTTTGCCTCTACTTATATGATAGTGGTCATGACAGTGGACAGATATCAAGCTGTTTGCTACCCTATGGTCACTTTCCAGAAGAAGAGAGCTCTCTGGAACATCCCCATTTGCAGCAGCTGGTCTATAGCATTGATTCTTAGCCTCCCACAGGTATTTATCTTTTCTAAGACTGAAATATCTCCAGGTGTCTTTGAATGTTGGGGTGAATTTATTCAGCCTTGGGGCCCAAGGGCATATGTGACTTGGATTTTTGTAGTTATATTCTTCATTCCCTCAGCAATCCTTATCACATGCCAGGTCAAGATTTGCAAAATAATCAGaagaaatataaatgtgaaaAAACAGAATGAATGTGAAGCAACAAATCAGAATCAAGTCCTGCCATCCCGAGCAAGCAGTGTGAACTGTATTTCAAAGGCTATGATCAAGACAGTAAAAATGACAGTGGTGACAGTTGTTGCCTATGTTCTCTGTTGGTCACCTTTCTTCATTGCCCAGCTGTGGTCTGTGTGGTTCCCCAGCATCCTGACTGAAG GTTCAGCATTCACCATTATAATGCTCCTTGGCAATCTAAATAGTTGTGCCAACCCATGGATTTACATGTATTTCTGTGGCCAGATTCCACATTGCAGAAGTAAGCAGCTGGAGAATACCTCGGCTCAAGAGGAATCCGTGTTCACGGGGAGCATTCATCTCGCAGACAGAGACCCTGAGGAGAACAGCACTTCTGCATAA